In Thalassotalea sp. Sam97, a single window of DNA contains:
- the ybeD gene encoding DUF493 family protein YbeD: MKARFDKIIEFPYVFNFKVMGVAVPHLPDLVVAVLQQDTPGDYAPTIKPSSKGTYHSVSVAVTVRSQQHIEKLYAELSAIEEVRYVL, encoded by the coding sequence ATGAAAGCCAGATTCGATAAAATTATTGAATTTCCATACGTATTTAATTTTAAAGTGATGGGCGTCGCTGTGCCACATCTACCAGACCTTGTCGTTGCGGTATTGCAACAAGATACTCCGGGCGATTATGCACCGACAATAAAGCCAAGCAGCAAAGGGACTTACCACTCAGTATCGGTTGCCGTTACCGTGCGCAGTCAACAGCATATTGAGAAGCTTTATGCTGAATTGTCTGCGATAGAAGAAGTGCGTTACGTACTATAA